The following are from one region of the Hymenobacter radiodurans genome:
- a CDS encoding META domain-containing protein has protein sequence MLLRFFSWACVAAGLGFGGYTTSNQLPATQYPPTHWVLSTLDGKPLPYLQPAARPELVLPSPAITKEAHYQGAFEHSISTRLQAIPRIISTMMRRSNQAIEVEMRYLSVLEQTTRFEISGNTLQLYAAKQATPLATFRAADSAL, from the coding sequence ATGCTACTTCGCTTTTTCTCCTGGGCATGTGTTGCCGCAGGACTAGGCTTTGGCGGCTACACCACTAGCAATCAGCTACCTGCCACGCAGTATCCCCCTACTCACTGGGTATTAAGCACCCTCGATGGCAAGCCCCTGCCCTACCTTCAGCCAGCGGCACGTCCTGAGTTAGTTTTGCCCAGCCCGGCAATTACTAAAGAGGCGCACTATCAAGGAGCCTTTGAACATTCGATCAGCACTCGTCTGCAAGCTATTCCGCGCATTATCAGCACGATGATGCGACGCAGCAATCAAGCAATAGAGGTAGAAATGCGCTATCTGAGCGTACTAGAGCAAACCACCCGCTTCGAAATCAGCGGCAACACGTTGCAACTCTACGCTGCCAAGCAGGCCACACCACTGGCTACCTTCAGGGCAGCAGACAGTGCTTTGTAA
- a CDS encoding methionine aminotransferase produces the protein MALPAFASKLPDVGTSIFTIMSQLAIECGAINLAQGFPDYDPPQVLTEALARHARTSGHHQYAPMPGLPRLREQISHKTAQLYGILPPNPDTDITITSGATEALYAVLAAVVRPGDEVLVLEPAYDLYGPAIRLQGGVPVYVPLLLPDFRPDWERVAAALTPRTRLMLVNTPHNPSGAVLTDADWQHLAALLTDTPTLLLSDEVYEHMTFDGQAHRSALQYPALAERSFVLSSFGKTYHATGWKVGYCVAPALLTAELRRVHQFVTFSVSTPTQHALADVLADAAHYEALPDFYQQKRDLFVELMAPTRFELLPTQGAYFQLARYDAIAPGEDDVSFVRRLTREAGVAVVPVSAFYHDGTDHGLVRFCFAKQPDTLTAAAQRLHTW, from the coding sequence ATGGCTTTACCCGCCTTTGCGTCCAAGCTGCCCGATGTTGGCACCAGCATTTTTACCATCATGTCGCAGTTGGCCATCGAATGCGGCGCTATCAATCTGGCGCAGGGCTTTCCCGATTATGATCCGCCACAGGTGCTCACGGAGGCGCTGGCCCGGCATGCGCGCACCAGTGGACACCACCAGTACGCCCCAATGCCGGGCTTGCCGCGTCTGCGCGAACAGATCAGCCACAAAACCGCGCAGCTCTACGGAATTTTGCCCCCCAACCCCGATACCGACATCACGATTACGAGTGGCGCCACCGAAGCCCTGTACGCCGTGCTGGCCGCTGTGGTGCGCCCCGGCGACGAGGTGCTGGTGCTGGAACCGGCCTACGACCTGTATGGGCCAGCTATTCGTTTGCAGGGTGGAGTGCCCGTGTATGTACCATTGCTGCTGCCTGACTTTCGGCCCGATTGGGAACGGGTAGCTGCTGCTCTTACGCCACGCACTCGCCTAATGCTCGTGAATACGCCACATAATCCGAGCGGCGCCGTGCTCACCGATGCCGATTGGCAACACTTAGCCGCCCTGCTCACCGATACGCCCACGCTGTTGCTCAGCGACGAAGTGTACGAGCACATGACCTTCGACGGACAGGCCCACCGCAGTGCGTTGCAGTACCCAGCACTGGCCGAACGGAGCTTTGTGTTGTCCTCATTCGGCAAGACATACCATGCTACGGGTTGGAAAGTGGGGTATTGCGTAGCACCGGCACTCCTTACGGCGGAGCTGCGGCGGGTGCATCAGTTTGTGACCTTTAGTGTAAGTACGCCGACCCAACATGCGCTGGCCGATGTGCTGGCTGATGCTGCTCATTACGAGGCGCTGCCAGATTTCTATCAGCAAAAGCGCGACCTGTTTGTGGAGTTGATGGCGCCGACCCGCTTTGAACTATTGCCGACACAGGGCGCCTACTTTCAGCTGGCCCGCTACGATGCTATTGCGCCCGGCGAAGATGATGTCAGCTTTGTGCGCCGCCTTACCCGCGAGGCTGGGGTGGCAGTAGTGCCCGTTTCTGCCTTTTATCATGATGGCACTGATCATGGGCTTGTTCGTTTTTGCTTCGCTAAACAGCCAGATACATTAACCGCCGCAGCTCAGCGCTTGCACACATGGTAA
- a CDS encoding LacI family DNA-binding transcriptional regulator, whose product MSLLTLLDEPHLTISYDNRNQWLYTDWVGAQNLRTLQLGCEQIVMHLQAEHCRKILNDNTRLSSIHSQARSWVEQGFLQHLAAAGLEYMAWVYSLDFDSRFSTDLTLLRSTQPVVVGFNDLVAAYAWLEKCEAHPSSLFIGS is encoded by the coding sequence ATGAGTTTGCTCACGCTGCTCGACGAGCCGCATCTTACCATCTCTTATGATAACCGCAATCAGTGGCTCTACACTGATTGGGTAGGTGCGCAGAATCTGCGGACGCTTCAGCTGGGGTGCGAGCAAATAGTAATGCATCTGCAGGCGGAACATTGCCGCAAGATTTTGAATGATAATACCCGCCTCAGCAGCATTCATTCACAAGCCAGAAGCTGGGTGGAGCAAGGCTTTCTGCAACACCTAGCCGCCGCTGGCCTGGAATACATGGCTTGGGTTTACTCGCTCGACTTCGATAGCCGGTTCTCCACCGATCTTACTTTATTGCGTAGCACCCAGCCAGTAGTAGTGGGATTCAATGATTTGGTGGCTGCATACGCTTGGCTCGAAAAATGTGAAGCCCATCCGTCCTCGCTTTTCATCGGATCTTAA